The Mycolicibacterium monacense genome contains the following window.
CTAGTCCGCCAGTACCGCTAGATCAGGTTCACCAGATTGCTGCCGAGCGCCCACGCGCCGGCGGCGAGCAGACCGGCCAGCGTGATGACCGCGACGACCCAGAACAGCAGGGCACGTTTGGCCCGCTGCCGGGCCCAGTAGAACTCGTCGATGTCGATGCCGGCGAATTGCCCTGCCGGATAAGCGATCTCACCGGAGTCGCGGGTGAACACCCGGGTGTGCTGGCGGGGCGCTGACGCCGGCGGGCGCGCGGTCGTGTCCGTGGTGGCCTGCTGATCCGGCGGTTGGCTGTGGTACAGCACCGCCGACGCGTGCTGGGCGGAGTGACGCGGCGCGGGCACCCGGAACGGCGGCAACCGCAGTTCCTCGATGATCTCCTCCAGCTCGGCGCCCATGTCGAGTGCGTCGGCGTACCGGTCGGCCGGGTCGCGCATGGTGGCGCGCAGCACCAGCTCGTCGAATTGCGATGGCACACCGGAGATCACCGAACTCGGCGGCGGAACGTCGTTGTCCATGCGCTGATACGCCACGGCGAGCGCACTGTCCCCGTTGAACGGGGTGACGCCGGTGAGCAGTTCGAACGCCATGACCCCGACGGAGTACACGTCGCTGCGCGGTCCGGCGTTCCCGGTGCCGACTTGTTCGGGGGACAGGTAGGCCGCCGTGCCGAGGATCACACTCGTGGAGGTGATCTTGGCTTCGGCCACGGCGCGCACCAACCCGAAGTCGGCGATCTTGACCTCACCGTCGTCGGAGATGAGGACGTTCTCCGGTTTGACGTCGCGGTGCACCAGGCCGGCTCGGTGCGCCACCGCCAGCCCCGAGAGCACCGGCGCCAGTACGGCGGCCGCCGCGTGCGGGGGCATGGGGCCGCGTTCGCGCAGCAGCTCGCGCAGCGTTCCGCCTTCGACGAGTTCCATCACCAGGAACGGATACTGGCCGTCGAGGCCCTGGTCGTACACCGCGACGAGACCGGGATCCTTCAGCCGGGCGACCGCCCTGGCCTCCCGCTGGAACCTGGTCAGGAACTGTTGGTCCCCGGAGTAGCGCGGGTCCATCACCTTGAGCGCGACGGGTCGGTCCAGACGCACGTCGAGTCCCCGGTACACCGTGGACATGCCGCCGGTGGCGATCGGCGCGTCGACGCGGTAGCGGCCGTCCAGCACGGCGCCGGCGAGCGGGTCCGACTGCGGGTAGGCCTCCACCGAACACATGTTACGAGTCGCGCCGGTGGCCCTAGACTCAGTGCGTGAGCAGCATTCCGGCCGCCGACGACGTCCTCGACCCCGACGAGCCCGTCTACGACCTGCCAACAGTCGCCGACCTGCTCGGTGTGGCGGTCACGCGAGTCCACCACCTCCTGCGGCAGGGCCAGTTGCTGGCCGTGCGGCGCGACGGGAAATTCGTGGTGCCGCAGATGTTCTTCGACCGCCACAGCCACGTGATCAAACAGCTGCCCGGTCTGCTCGTCGTGCTGCGCGACGGCGGCTACCGCGACAACGAGATCGTGCGCTGGCTGTTCACCCCGGACGAGTCGCTGGTCATCAGCCGGGACGGGGCCACCGAACCGATTCCCAACGCCAGGCCCGTCGACGCACTGCATTCGCATCAGGCCCGCGAGGTGCTCCGGCGCGCGCAGGCTCTCGCCTACTGACCGCCCGCGGTCGGCGCTTACTGACCGCCCGCGGTCGGCGCCCGCTCACGGACCTTCGCCAGCGA
Protein-coding sequences here:
- a CDS encoding protein kinase domain-containing protein, whose translation is MCSVEAYPQSDPLAGAVLDGRYRVDAPIATGGMSTVYRGLDVRLDRPVALKVMDPRYSGDQQFLTRFQREARAVARLKDPGLVAVYDQGLDGQYPFLVMELVEGGTLRELLRERGPMPPHAAAAVLAPVLSGLAVAHRAGLVHRDVKPENVLISDDGEVKIADFGLVRAVAEAKITSTSVILGTAAYLSPEQVGTGNAGPRSDVYSVGVMAFELLTGVTPFNGDSALAVAYQRMDNDVPPPSSVISGVPSQFDELVLRATMRDPADRYADALDMGAELEEIIEELRLPPFRVPAPRHSAQHASAVLYHSQPPDQQATTDTTARPPASAPRQHTRVFTRDSGEIAYPAGQFAGIDIDEFYWARQRAKRALLFWVVAVITLAGLLAAGAWALGSNLVNLI
- a CDS encoding Rv2175c family DNA-binding protein produces the protein MSSIPAADDVLDPDEPVYDLPTVADLLGVAVTRVHHLLRQGQLLAVRRDGKFVVPQMFFDRHSHVIKQLPGLLVVLRDGGYRDNEIVRWLFTPDESLVISRDGATEPIPNARPVDALHSHQAREVLRRAQALAY